One region of Strigops habroptila isolate Jane chromosome 11, bStrHab1.2.pri, whole genome shotgun sequence genomic DNA includes:
- the LOC115614381 gene encoding carbonic anhydrase 15-like isoform X2 encodes MGTQGLGITFLTLPLIMRAAAGGQWCYDSQDPQCGPSHWKELKATCGGSKQSPVNIDRRRLQRDRGLGDILFEGYDQAPPGKWTLTNDGHTVMLSLASELVSEHITISGGGLPGRYRALQLHFHWGSPGGNGSEHTLDGCQLPMEMHVVHMNTKYQTLAEAKGHPNGLAVLGFFFQVSKTPNTNYNTIVAGLRNISHAGDSVDLASTFRLSTLLPRAGRLSGYYRYQGSLTTPDCSEVVVWTVFEEPVEIGREQLQAFVSTLHFPAVGSMLPKMTNNFRPPQPLHSRKVFASRAATASGGSPHRVPHQLLSPLLLLALLGPSLPTP; translated from the exons aTGGGCACACAGGGGCTGGGGATAACTTTTCTGACTTTGCCTCTCATCATGCGAGCAGCCGCGGGAG gGCAGTGGTGTTATGACTCACAGGACCCCCAATGTG gcCCCAGCCACTGGAAGGAGCTGAAAGCCACATGTGGTGGCAGCAAGCAGTCCCCTGTGAACATCGACAGGCGCCGGCTGCAGCGGGACCGGGGCCTCGGGGACATCCTCTTCGAAGGCTACGACCAGGCCCCCCCGGGCAAGTGGACGCTGACAAATGATGGGCACACAG TGATGCTGAGCCTGGCGAGTGAGTTGGTCTCTGAGCACATCACCATCAGCGGCGGGGGCCTCCCCGGCAGGTACCGGGCGCTGCAGCTCCACTTCCACTGGGGCAGCCCAGGTGGGAATGGCTCCGAGCACACTCTCGACGGGTGCCAGCTCCCCATGGAG ATGCACGTTGTCCACATGAACACCAAGTACCAGACGCTGGCAGAGGCCAAGGGGCATCCCAATGGGCTGGCTGTCCTTGGCTTCTTCTTCCAG GTCTCCAAAACTCCTAACACCAACTATAACACCATCGTGGCGGGGCTGAGGAACATCTCCCATGCAG GGGACTCTGTGGATTTGGCCTCCACTTTCCGCCTGAGCACGCTGCTGCCACGTGCCGGCCGGCTCTCCGGGTACTACCGCTACCAGGGCTCCCTCACCACCCCCGACTGCAGCGAGGTTGTCGTCTGGACCGTCTTTGAGGAGCCAGTAGAGATCGGTCGGGAGCAG CTGCAGGCCTTCGTCAGCACCCTCCACTTCCCAGCCGTCGGCTCCATGCTTCCCAAAATGACCAACAACTTCCGCCCACCGCAGCCCCTCCACAGTCGCAAGGTCTTCGCCTCCCGGGCAGCCACGGCCAGCGGAGGGTCCCCACACAGGGTCCCCCAccagctcctctccccactGCTCCTCCTGGCCCTGCTCGGCCCCTCCTTGCCAACTCCATAA
- the LOC115614381 gene encoding carbonic anhydrase 15-like isoform X1, with amino-acid sequence MQANMAGLTGTVGLAEDPGTLCLGGCPWCSCSSSAGPSHWKELKATCGGSKQSPVNIDRRRLQRDRGLGDILFEGYDQAPPGKWTLTNDGHTVMLSLASELVSEHITISGGGLPGRYRALQLHFHWGSPGGNGSEHTLDGCQLPMEMHVVHMNTKYQTLAEAKGHPNGLAVLGFFFQVSKTPNTNYNTIVAGLRNISHAGDSVDLASTFRLSTLLPRAGRLSGYYRYQGSLTTPDCSEVVVWTVFEEPVEIGREQLQAFVSTLHFPAVGSMLPKMTNNFRPPQPLHSRKVFASRAATASGGSPHRVPHQLLSPLLLLALLGPSLPTP; translated from the exons ATGCAGGCGAACATGGCAGGGCTGACAGGGACTGTGGGGCTGGCTGAAGACCCAGGCACCCTGTGCCTTGGTGGCTGCCCGTggtgctcctgctcctcctctgcaggcCCCAGCCACTGGAAGGAGCTGAAAGCCACATGTGGTGGCAGCAAGCAGTCCCCTGTGAACATCGACAGGCGCCGGCTGCAGCGGGACCGGGGCCTCGGGGACATCCTCTTCGAAGGCTACGACCAGGCCCCCCCGGGCAAGTGGACGCTGACAAATGATGGGCACACAG TGATGCTGAGCCTGGCGAGTGAGTTGGTCTCTGAGCACATCACCATCAGCGGCGGGGGCCTCCCCGGCAGGTACCGGGCGCTGCAGCTCCACTTCCACTGGGGCAGCCCAGGTGGGAATGGCTCCGAGCACACTCTCGACGGGTGCCAGCTCCCCATGGAG ATGCACGTTGTCCACATGAACACCAAGTACCAGACGCTGGCAGAGGCCAAGGGGCATCCCAATGGGCTGGCTGTCCTTGGCTTCTTCTTCCAG GTCTCCAAAACTCCTAACACCAACTATAACACCATCGTGGCGGGGCTGAGGAACATCTCCCATGCAG GGGACTCTGTGGATTTGGCCTCCACTTTCCGCCTGAGCACGCTGCTGCCACGTGCCGGCCGGCTCTCCGGGTACTACCGCTACCAGGGCTCCCTCACCACCCCCGACTGCAGCGAGGTTGTCGTCTGGACCGTCTTTGAGGAGCCAGTAGAGATCGGTCGGGAGCAG CTGCAGGCCTTCGTCAGCACCCTCCACTTCCCAGCCGTCGGCTCCATGCTTCCCAAAATGACCAACAACTTCCGCCCACCGCAGCCCCTCCACAGTCGCAAGGTCTTCGCCTCCCGGGCAGCCACGGCCAGCGGAGGGTCCCCACACAGGGTCCCCCAccagctcctctccccactGCTCCTCCTGGCCCTGCTCGGCCCCTCCTTGCCAACTCCATAA